From one Cynocephalus volans isolate mCynVol1 chromosome X, mCynVol1.pri, whole genome shotgun sequence genomic stretch:
- the LOC134368000 gene encoding protein phosphatase inhibitor 2 family member C-like, whose amino-acid sequence MRERKSQKWDESNIRATYCQEYGDYDLLQLNGSGVQDDGEDKESEADSKEPMTVDKLAMKFAATSTSDQEDSGVQAYKILLDRQERRRQFERKRKLHYSQGPDIKIARELLLAELQDEEADESEGGLCATPAGKNPPEAPAGDEL is encoded by the coding sequence ATGCGGGAAAGGAAGTCCCAGAAGTGGGATGAATCAAACATCCGAGCGACGTATTGCCAAGAATACGGAGACTACGATTTACTGCAGCTAAATGGGTCCGGTGTGCAAGATGATGGGGAAGATAAAGAGAGTGAGGCCGACTCGAAGGAGCCCATGACCGTGGACAAGCTGGCTATGAAGTTTGCCGCCACCAGCACCTCGGATCAAGAAGACAGCGGAGTGCAGGCCTACAAGATCCTCCTGGACAGGCAAGAAAGAAGGAGGCAGTTTGAGAGGAAGCGGAAGCTGCACTACAGCCAGGGCCCGGATATTAAAATCGCAAGGGAGCTCCTTTTGGCAGAACTACAAGATGAGGAGGCGGATGAAAGTGAGGGAGGCCTCTGTGCTACACCTGCCGGGAAGAACCCGCCTGAAGCTCCGGCCGGCGATGAGCTGTAA